The Carassius carassius chromosome 34, fCarCar2.1, whole genome shotgun sequence genome has a segment encoding these proteins:
- the LOC132115498 gene encoding globoside alpha-1,3-N-acetylgalactosaminyltransferase 1-like, whose protein sequence is MLFFLLINLYYSLLYNQPSVLGGSRTDVASVSSWSAPIIWEGTFNPILIDSIYKQHNLTIATTVFALGKYTRFVKDFLESAEQHYFVGFRVHYYLFTDQPESIPEVKMGENRNLTVLKVQSLNRWQDISMSRMEKLEKLIENELANEADYIFCLDIDTKFYGRWGVESLGRLVGVIHPWLFDAPRGRFTYERRPESQAYIPAGEGDYYYAGAAFGGSLEDVHQLTKTCREKLHIDAANSIEAVWQEESHLNKYFLLNKPSKLLSPEYMWRDINEKADQIKVIRFSNVAKNYAEVRPNP, encoded by the exons ATGTTGTTCTTTCtgcttattaatttatattacagCTTGTTGTACAACCAACCGAGTGTGTTGGGAGG aagtcggACAGATGTTGCTTCTGTATCATCATGGTCAGCTCCAATCATTTGGGAGGGAACCTTTAACCCCATACTGATCGACTCTATCTACAAACAACACAATCTCACCATAGCAACCACAGTCTTCGCTTTGGGAAA ATACACACGTTTTGTTAAAGATTTTCTGGAGTCAGCAGAACAGCATTACTTTGTTGGATTTCGAGTGCATTACTACTTGTTTACAGATCAACCAGAATCGATTCCTGAGGTGAAGATGGGTGAAAACCGTAATTTGACAGTTCTAAAGGTTCAGAGTTTGAACAGATGGCAGGACATCAGTATGAGCAGGATGGAAAAACTGGAAAAACTAATAGAGAATGAACTGGCCAACGAGGCTGACTACATTTTCTGCCTTGACATAGATACAAAGTTCTATGGGCGTTGGGGTGTGGAGTCTTTGGGTCGTCTGGTAGGTGTGATACATCCTTGGTTGTTTGACGCTCCAAGGGGTCGATTCACATATGAGCGTAGACCAGAGTCTCAAGCATACATTCCAGCTGGAGAAGGTGATTATTATTATGCTGGGGCTGCATTTGGTGGTTCATTGGAAGATGTACATCAACTCACCAAAACCTGCAGGGAGAAGCTGCACATTGATGCTGCAAACTCCATTGAGGCAGTATGGCAAGAGGAGTCTCACTTGAACAAGTATTTCCTTTTGAACAAACCTAGTAAACTGCTCTCTCCTGAATATATGTGGAGGGACATCAATGAAAAAGCAGACCAAATAAAAGTAATTCGCTTCTCTAATGTAGCTAAAAACTATGCTGAAGTTCGTCCAAATCCATAG